A window from Roseburia sp. 499 encodes these proteins:
- a CDS encoding UDP-N-acetylmuramoyl-tripeptide--D-alanyl-D-alanine ligase, with protein sequence MKNMTLENIAKACDGTYVGSDTERSVEIKGAVTDSRQVEEGYLFIPIKGARVDGHDFIPQVIEQGAAAVLSEKELTDCKKPYILVKSSEQALKDIAEFYREQLTIPIVGITGSVGKTSTKEMIASVLAQKFKVLKTAGNFNNEIGLPLTLLRIREEHEVAVVEMGISDFGEMHRLAKMAKPDICVMTNIGICHLENLKTRDGILKAKSEIFDFLKPNAHIVLNGADDKLSTIGIVKGVTPVFYAVEGEKQKEKVDIFASDIQNLGLKGVETKIHTAQGEINAHIPIPGQHNIYNAMAATGVGLALGLTLDEIKAGIECVETIGGRTNLLDINGMVVIDDCYNANPVSMRASIDVLKNGLARKIAVLGDMGELGENEKQLHYEVGQYVAESQIDMLFCSGTLSEEMAKGAKENGNCQVYHFGTKEEMLSKLLETLRKEDTVLVKASHFMNYPEIVEAIKNYKK encoded by the coding sequence ATGAAAAATATGACATTGGAAAACATCGCAAAGGCTTGTGATGGAACTTATGTGGGAAGTGACACAGAACGTAGTGTAGAGATAAAAGGAGCTGTAACAGACAGCCGTCAGGTAGAAGAGGGATATTTATTTATTCCAATAAAGGGAGCAAGAGTGGATGGACATGACTTTATCCCGCAAGTGATAGAGCAGGGGGCAGCTGCTGTTTTATCGGAAAAGGAACTGACGGATTGTAAGAAACCGTATATTTTAGTAAAGTCCAGTGAACAGGCATTAAAGGATATAGCGGAATTTTATCGGGAACAGCTTACAATACCAATCGTGGGAATTACCGGAAGCGTGGGAAAAACCAGCACCAAGGAAATGATAGCATCTGTATTGGCACAGAAGTTTAAGGTACTAAAGACCGCTGGAAATTTCAATAACGAGATTGGGTTACCGCTGACACTTCTTCGAATTCGGGAAGAGCATGAAGTAGCAGTAGTGGAAATGGGAATCTCTGATTTCGGTGAGATGCATCGTCTGGCAAAAATGGCAAAGCCGGACATTTGCGTTATGACCAATATTGGTATCTGCCATCTGGAAAATCTGAAGACCAGAGATGGAATCTTAAAAGCGAAAAGTGAGATTTTTGATTTCTTAAAACCGAATGCTCATATTGTACTAAATGGAGCAGATGATAAGTTGTCTACCATTGGAATTGTGAAAGGTGTCACTCCTGTTTTTTATGCCGTAGAGGGAGAAAAGCAAAAAGAAAAGGTAGATATTTTTGCATCAGATATTCAAAATCTGGGATTAAAGGGAGTGGAAACAAAGATTCATACTGCGCAGGGTGAAATTAATGCCCATATTCCAATTCCGGGACAGCACAATATCTATAATGCCATGGCAGCAACTGGTGTGGGGCTTGCATTGGGACTTACGCTGGATGAAATCAAAGCAGGAATTGAATGTGTAGAAACCATTGGTGGAAGAACGAATCTTTTGGACATTAATGGTATGGTAGTGATTGATGACTGTTATAATGCTAATCCAGTTTCTATGCGAGCATCTATTGATGTATTAAAAAACGGATTGGCAAGAAAAATTGCAGTTCTGGGTGATATGGGAGAACTGGGAGAAAATGAAAAGCAGTTACATTATGAAGTGGGACAGTATGTGGCAGAGAGTCAGATAGATATGCTGTTTTGCAGCGGAACACTTTCTGAGGAGATGGCAAAGGGTGCTAAAGAAAACGGAAATTGTCAGGTATACCATTTTGGTACGAAAGAAGAAATGTTGTCTAAGTTATTAGAAACATTAAGAAAAGAAGATACCGTTCTGGTAAAGGCATCTCACTTCATGAATTACCCTGAAATTGTAGAGGCAATTAAAAATTACAAAAAATAG
- a CDS encoding D-alanine--D-alanine ligase family protein — protein MNIVVLAGGLSTERDVSFVTGNMVSKALRKNGHNVILLDVFMGYSDKPEDLTGIFERSQEVSVEVTSIPSTAPDLEAVKKSRKDQSDCFFGPNVIELCRMADIVFMALHGENGENGKIQATFDLFGIKYTGTGYLSSALAMDKGLSKRLFQANGIPTPAGISMKKAECERDFKKTGLTLPCVVKPCCGGSSIGVSIVRTEEEYNQALEEAFHWEEEVVIEDYVEGREFSVGVIDFKALPVIEIAPIEGFYDYKNKYAAGSAVETCPAELPENVTKEMQHYAEEVARVLGLNTYSRMDFLLNKDNKMFCLEANTLPGMTPTSLLPQEAQAVGVNFEQLCEQLIEISLKKYQ, from the coding sequence ATGAATATAGTAGTATTAGCCGGAGGATTAAGTACAGAGCGAGATGTATCTTTTGTTACAGGAAACATGGTAAGCAAGGCATTGCGCAAAAACGGACATAATGTAATTTTGTTAGATGTTTTCATGGGTTATAGTGACAAACCGGAGGACTTAACAGGAATTTTTGAACGTTCTCAAGAAGTCAGTGTAGAAGTAACAAGTATTCCATCTACTGCACCGGATTTAGAGGCGGTAAAAAAGAGCAGAAAAGACCAGTCTGACTGTTTCTTCGGACCGAATGTTATTGAGCTTTGCCGCATGGCAGACATTGTATTTATGGCACTTCATGGAGAAAACGGAGAAAATGGTAAGATTCAGGCAACATTTGATTTGTTTGGCATCAAATATACCGGAACAGGCTACTTGAGCAGTGCTCTTGCTATGGATAAAGGACTTTCCAAGCGTCTGTTTCAGGCAAACGGTATTCCAACTCCGGCAGGAATTTCCATGAAAAAGGCAGAGTGCGAACGTGATTTTAAGAAAACGGGACTGACTCTTCCATGTGTGGTAAAGCCATGTTGTGGAGGTTCTAGCATCGGTGTTTCCATTGTACGGACAGAAGAAGAATACAATCAGGCATTAGAAGAAGCATTCCACTGGGAAGAAGAAGTGGTAATTGAAGACTATGTAGAAGGAAGGGAATTTTCCGTAGGTGTGATTGATTTTAAGGCATTACCGGTTATTGAGATTGCGCCAATTGAAGGATTTTATGATTATAAAAATAAATATGCGGCAGGCAGTGCAGTAGAGACATGTCCGGCAGAATTGCCAGAGAACGTAACAAAAGAAATGCAGCATTACGCAGAAGAAGTTGCAAGAGTATTAGGATTGAATACCTACTCTCGTATGGACTTCCTATTAAATAAGGATAATAAGATGTTCTGTTTGGAAGCAAACACATTACCGGGAATGACACCGACCAGCTTACTTCCACAGGAAGCACAGGCAGTAGGGGTGAATTTTGAACAGCTTTGCGAACAGTTGATTGAAATTTCTTTAAAGAAGTATCAGTAA